A genome region from Eurosta solidaginis isolate ZX-2024a chromosome 2, ASM4086904v1, whole genome shotgun sequence includes the following:
- the LOC137242168 gene encoding adult-specific cuticular protein ACP-20-like, with the protein MAIKIFAGLACCLALALVTAVPHGHHEHGGHDDGGHGDHGHGGGHSHASVHLVSHDDHHDHHGHGHGHGHDDGHDSKAEYHFTYGVKDKKTGDIKEHSEHRDGHKVSGHYELLDADGHKRTVHYTADKHSGFHATVHREKSHHHVADHGHTSYHGGHAEVEQHEDHGHGGHDDGGHDGGHEHGHEHGHGGHEHGHGHGHSHSSGFSIKQEHGVAHHHHKEHHGGHDGGHDGGHHGHHEHH; encoded by the exons ATGGCTATTAAG ATTTTCGCTGGGCTCGCATGTTGTTTAGCCCTTGCACTGGTTACTGCTGTGCCTCATGGACATCACGAGCATGGTGGGCACGACGATGGCGGTCATGGCGATCATGGACACGGTGGCGGTCACAGTCATGCCTCTGTACATTTAGTCTCACACGATGATCATCACGATCATCACGGACATGGTCATGGACACGGGCATGATGATGGTCACGATTCCAAAGCCGAATACCATTTCACTTATGGCGTCAAGGATAAGAAAACAGGTGACATTAAAGAGCACAGCGAACATCGTGATGGTCATAAAGTATCCGGACATTATGAGTTGCTTGATGCTGATGGTCATAAGCGAACTGTACACTATACAGCCGATAAGCATAGTGGTTTCCATGCCACAGTTCACCGTGAAAAATCACATCATCACGTAGCTGATCATGGACACACCAGCTACCATGGTGGGCACGCTGAGGTCGAACAACATGAAGATCATGGTCATGGAGGTCATGATGATGGTGGTCATGATGGAGGGCATGAGCATGGACATGAACATGGCCATGGAGGACATGAGCACGGACATGGACACGGTCATAGTCACTCAAGTGGTTTCTCAATCAAACAAGAACATGGTGTAGCTCATCATCATCACAAGGAACATCATGGCGGTCATGATGGCGGACATGATGGTGGTCATCATGGTCACCATGAACatcattaa
- the LOC137242169 gene encoding adult-specific cuticular protein ACP-20-like, translating to MWVKVFIALVCCFVLVVVSAVPHGHYDSGGHGDHGHGAAHSHAIVHLVSHDDHYGHHGHGHDDGHDSKAEYYFEYGVEDKKTGDIKEQSEHRHGDKVTGHYKLIDADGHKRTVHYSSDKHNGFHATVHREPAHHHVADHGHSSYHGGNAELETYDDGGHGGDDDGSYGGHDDGSYGGPDDDGSYKEHDGGGDGGYGGHGDDGDDGSYKGDDHGGDDGGYAGHGDDGDDGSYKGHDDGGHGAHDDGYGHNHGHESHSSGYTLKQEHAVSHHHGGDGGGYHDHHGYH from the exons atgtgGGTTAAG GTATTCATTGCACTCGTATGCTGCTTCGTACTAGTTGTGGTAAGTGCCGTACCACATGGCCATTACGATTCTGGTGGTCATGGTGATCATGGGCATGGAGCCGCTCACAGTCATGCTATTGTACACTTAGTTTCGCATGATGATCATTACGGCCACCACGGCCATGGACATGATGATGGACACGATTCAAAGGCCGAATACTATTTCGAATATGGCGTGGAAGATAAAAAGACGGGTGATATTAAGGAGCAAAGCGAACATCGCCATGGAGATAAAGTGACAGGACATTATAAATTGATTGATGCAGATGGTCATAAACGAACTGTCCACTATTCATCTGATAAGCATAATGGTTTCCATGCAACAGTGCATCGTGAACCTGCACATCATCATGTAGCGGATCATGGACATAGTAGCTATCACGGTGGAAATGCTGAGCTAGAAACATATGATGATGGTGGCCATGGAGGAGATGACGATGGTAGCTACGGAGGTCATGACGATGGCAGTTATGGAGGTCCTGACGATGATGGTAGCTATAAAGAGCATGATGGCGGTGGTGACGGTGGTTATGGCGGTCATGGCGACGATGGTGACGATGGTAGCTATAAGGGTGATGATCATGGTGGTGATGACGGCGGGTATGCAGGCCATGGCGATGATGGTGATGATGGTAGTTATAAAGGACATGATGATGGTGGTCATGGGGCGCATGATGATGGCTATGGTCATAATCACGGTCATGAAAGCCATTCCAGTGGCTACACGCTCAAACAGGAACATGCGGTGTCTCATCATCATGGCGGTGATGGTGGTGGTTACCATGATCATCATGGTTACCATTGA
- the LOC137241522 gene encoding adult-specific cuticular protein ACP-20-like, with the protein MTFKVFVAVALFLALSSAVPHGHHDHGGHGGGGGGGHDDHGHGGGHSHASVHLVSHDDHHDHHGHGHGHGHDDGHDSKAEYHFTYGVKDKKTGDIKEHSEHRDGHKVSGHYELLDADGHKRTVHYTADKHSGFHATVHREKSHHHVADHGHTSYHGGHAEVEQHEDHGHEGHDDSGHDGGDGGHEHGHEHGHKGHDHGHSHSSGFSIKQEHGTAHHHHKEHHGHYEHHGHH; encoded by the exons ATGACTTTTAAG GTTTTTGTCGCTGTTGCATTATTTTTAGCACTTTCAAGTGCAGTGCCACATGGTCATCACGATCATGGTGGAcatggtggtggtggtggaggCGGTCACGATGATCATGGACACGGTGGCGGTCACAGTCACGCGTCTGTACACTTAGTTTCACACGATGATCATCACGATCATCACGGTCATGGTCATGGTCACGGACATGATGACGGTCACGATTCCAAAGCCGAATACCATTTCACTTATGGCGTCAAGGATAAGAAAACAGGTGACATTAAAGAGCACAGCGAACATCGTGATGGTCATAAAGTATCCGGACATTATGAGTTGCTTGATGCTGATGGTCATAAGCGAACTGTACACTATACAGCCGATAAGCATAGCGGTTTCCATGCAACAGTGCATCGTGAAAAATCACATCATCACGTCGCTGACCATGGACACACCAGCTACCATGGTGGGCACGCTGAGGTAGAACAACACGAAGATCATGGTCATGAAGGACATGATGATAGTGGTCATGACGGAGGAGATGGTGGTCATGAACATGGGCACGAACACGGTCATAAAGGACACGACCACGGTCATAGCCACTCAAGTGGTTTCTCAATCAAACAGGAACACGGCACTGCCCATCATCATCACAAGGAGCATCATGGTCACTATGAACATCACGGTCATCATTAA
- the LOC137242170 gene encoding uncharacterized protein — protein MIFKVFVALFCCFALTMVSVTSYGHHSSGHYSDGHGYNGGHSRASVDLFSRSDHHRHGNKHGYNDGYDLREEHHFTYGFKDIKKSDIKVHSERRVGRRVSSNSLDADSSKRIVRYMADKYSGLHTKVQHKKSSHHIADHRHRSFPDEHAGLRDDGGYGGQYKKRGHGGPGHEHKHRNRAHNHHHSDHVVQHSGDKSDHEKYPCRDDRGHEGYSLEHGHKHSSRLLTKKKHEVPVDRKGSKHDGHGRHGDDGGGGLGGNNDGDDDDYAGHHGSDDDGHEGHDGDHGRHHDSDDGDHKSHHGGNDDSSGGHGHGHSNGHKHTSSWSIKQEHGVPVNHHGGHHTGDDSSHGGDQGGDKGEHGGHEDGDGDGEHGGDHGGGKGEHGGHKGVDKGEHGGHNGGDKGKHEGHKNGDDGANGSTHSGGDGGKGSNAGGGLKVHHSGDKGHHDSDDGGNGGHHGSDNGGHGGHHGGDDGGHANHGQKHGHIHTSSWSIKQEHGIPVHHHGGHHGGHDGNHGGHHGGDDGGHGGGNHGHH, from the exons ATGATTTTCAAG GTTTTCGTTGCGCTCTTTTGTTGCTTCGCACTGACAATGGTAAGCGTCACATCATACGGTCATCACAGTAGTGGTCATTATAGTGATGGTCATGGATATAATGGCGGTCACAGCCGTGCTTCGGTAGACTTATTTTCACGTAGCGATCATCACAGACATGGAAATAAACATGGATATAATGATGGCTATGATTTACGTGAAGAACATCATTTCACATATGGGTTCAAGGACATAAAAAAAAGTGATATAAAGGTACATAGCGAAAGGCGTGTTGGTCGTAGAGTATCCAGCAACTCGCTAGATGCTGATTCTTCTAAACGGATTGTCCGCTATATGGCTGATAAATATAGTGGCCTGCATACCAAAGTGCAACATAAAAAATCAAGCCACCACATAGCGGACCATAGACACAGAAGTTTTCCCGATGAACATGCAGGACTACGCGATGATGGCGGATATGGAGGACAATACAAAAAAAGAGGCCACGGTGGCCCTGGTCATGAGCACAAACACCGTAACAGAGCACACAATCACCACCATAGCGATCATGTAGTTCAACATAGTGGTGATAAAAGCGACCATGAAAAATATCCCTGTAGAGATGATAGAGGGCATGAAGGATATAGCCTCGAGCACGGCCACAAACACTCGAGTAGAttgttgacaaaaaaaaaacatgaagttCCTGTTGATCGTAAGGGAAGTAAACATGACGGTCATGGAAGGCACGGTGATGATGGTGGAGGTGGTCTCGGAGGTAATAATGACGGCGATGATGACGACTATGCAGGACATCATGGTAGTGATGATGATGGCCATGAAGGTCATGATGGCGACCATGGACGACATCATGACAGTGATGATGGTGATCATAAAAGCCATCACGGCGGAAACGATGATAGTAGCGGAGGCCATGGACATGGTCATAGCAATGGCCACAAACACACGAGCAGTTGGTCAATCAAACAGGAACATGGTGTTCCTGTTAATCATCACGGAGGTCATCATACTGGCGATGATAGCAGCCATGGAGGCGATCAAGGTGGTGATAAAGGTGAGCATGGAGGCCATGAAGATGGTGATGGTGATGGTGAACATGGAGGCGATCATGGTGGTGGTAAAGGTGAACATGGAGGCCATAAAGGTGTTGATAAAGGTGAACATGGAGGTCATAATGGTGGTGATAAAGGTAAACATGAAGGCCATAAGAATGGTGATGATGGTGCTAATGGAAGTACACATAGTGGCGGTGATGGCGGAAAAGGAAGTAATGCTGGTGGTGGCCTTAAAGTCCATCATAGTGGTGATAAGGGTCATCATGACAGTGATGACGGCGGGAATGGGGGTCATCATGGTAGCGATAATGGTGGACATGGTGGTCATCATGGTGGCGATGATGGTGGCCATGCAAATCACGGCCAAAAGCATGGCCATATACACACGAGTAGCTGGTCGATTAAACAAGAGCATGGTATTCCTGTTCACCATCATGGAGGACATCACGGTGGACATGATGGTAATCACGGAGGTCACCACGGTGGTGATGACGGCGGTCATGGTGGTGGCAATCATGGTCATCATTGA